The Oncorhynchus tshawytscha isolate Ot180627B linkage group LG08, Otsh_v2.0, whole genome shotgun sequence genome window below encodes:
- the LOC112256329 gene encoding elongation of very long chain fatty acids protein 6 yields MSVLALQEYEFEKQFNEDEAIRWMQENWKKSFLFSALYAAFILGGRRVMKRREKFELRKPLALWSLTLAVFSIFGAVRTGSYMTYILMTKGLKQSVCDQSFYNGPVSKFWAYAFVLSKAPELGDTLFIVLRKQKLIFLHWYHHMTVLLYSWYSYKDMVAGGGWFMTMNYLVHAVMYSYYALRAVGFKVSRKFAMFITLTQITQMLVGCVVNYLVYSWMQQGQECPSHVQNIVWSSLMYLSYFVLFCQFFHEAYIDKTKKAAAAKAEAAAASRKTQ; encoded by the exons GAAGAAGTCGTTCCTCTTCTCAGCCCTCTATGCTGCCTTCATACTAGGCGGTCGCCGTGTTATGAAACGAAGGGAGAAGTTTGAGCTGAGGAAACCGTTGGCACTGTGGTCCCTCACTCTCGCAGTATTCAG TATATTTGGTGCTGTCCGCACTGGGAGTTACATGACATACATTCTGATGACTAAAGGGCTCAAGCAGTCAGTGTGTGATCAGAGCTTCTACAACGGGCCGGTCAGCAAGTTCTGGGCCTACGCCTTTGTGCTCAGTAAAGCACCAGAATTGG GTGACACCCTGTTCATCGTGCTGCGGAAGCAGAAGCTCATCTTTCTCCACTGGTACCATCACATGACTGTTCTGCTGTACTCCTGGTATTCTTACAAGGACATGGTGGCCGGCGGCGGCTGGTTCATGACCATGAACTACCTGGTCCACGCCGTCATGTACTCCTACTACGCCCTGAGGGCGGTCGGCTTCAAGGTCTCAAGGAAATTCGCCATGTTCATCACGCTCACGCAGATCACCCAGATGCTGGTGGGCTGCGTGGTGAACTACCTGGTGTACTCGTGGATGCAGCAGGGTCAGGAGTGCCCGTCGCACGTGCAGAACATTGTGTGGTCCTCGCTCATGTACCTCAGCTACTTTGTGCTCTTCTGCCAGTTCTTCCACGAGGCCTACATTGACAAGACCAAGAAGGCCGCCGCAGCTAAAGCAGAAGCCGCCGCAGCCTCGAGGAAGACCCAGTAG